A stretch of the Desulfobaculum bizertense DSM 18034 genome encodes the following:
- the ybaK gene encoding Cys-tRNA(Pro) deacylase → MTPAIKALKRAKIPYVLHEYEHDASAESFGDEAASKLGLPADQVFKTLVVALDGKKLAVAILPVSHMLSLKAVAKAFKAKKAAMAEKNHVQKTTGYVLGGVSPVGQKKLLPTLIDSSAQQFDAIYVSAGRRGLQMELAPADLAQLVRARFENIIA, encoded by the coding sequence ATGACTCCTGCTATCAAAGCTTTGAAAAGAGCAAAAATTCCATACGTTCTTCATGAATATGAGCACGATGCCAGTGCGGAATCTTTTGGCGACGAGGCCGCTAGCAAACTTGGACTTCCCGCAGATCAGGTTTTTAAAACTCTTGTCGTTGCCTTAGATGGCAAAAAACTTGCCGTTGCAATTCTTCCCGTCTCTCACATGTTAAGCCTGAAGGCTGTTGCGAAAGCCTTCAAAGCAAAGAAAGCCGCTATGGCTGAAAAAAATCATGTTCAGAAAACAACGGGTTATGTGCTTGGTGGGGTAAGCCCTGTGGGGCAGAAGAAGTTGCTCCCGACGTTAATCGACAGCTCTGCGCAGCAGTTTGACGCTATTTATGTCAGCGCAGGCCGCAGAGGACTTCAGATGGAACTGGCTCCAGCTGATCTCGCGCAGCTCGTCCGTGCCCGTTTCGAAAATATTATTGCGTAG
- a CDS encoding aminopeptidase P family protein, whose product MFAPEIYAKRREVLAKGDIRGVALFVGNSEAPMNYRDNCYPFRQDSTFLYYFGHSLPDLCGTIDLDTGESALWGHDATLDEIIWTGPVPSLKERQEAILGDFSGSHSELKTYIEKQQRAGREIHWVDSYREENNLRVKQILNYKNQSEKCSTCIKKEIIKHRSVKSSEEVLEIEYANKISLEMYSEILRLCNENVPEQEIVGAITGILARHGSLPSFRPILSVHGETLHNHGHANILRKGDMLLIDSGAESQEHYASDITRTYPVNRRFDERQKALYSILYDAQTFACESCAPGVSYWDLHLQTCTRMAEGLKELGLMKGDVQEAVQKGAFALFMPHGLGHMLGLDVHDMENYGEDLVGYGDERKRSTIFGLSALRMARKLQPGHVVTVEPGLYFIPELISRWYDERKFEQYIDYNQLGDFKDFGGMRVEDDVLITKNSSRILGEIIPKSIHDIESFK is encoded by the coding sequence ATGTTTGCTCCTGAAATTTATGCAAAGCGCCGGGAGGTGCTGGCGAAAGGTGATATTCGAGGTGTTGCGTTGTTTGTGGGGAACTCTGAAGCACCGATGAATTACCGAGACAATTGTTATCCATTTCGTCAGGACAGCACGTTTTTATATTACTTTGGGCATAGCCTGCCTGATTTGTGTGGCACGATAGATTTGGACACTGGGGAAAGCGCTCTTTGGGGGCATGACGCGACTTTAGATGAAATCATATGGACAGGTCCAGTTCCTTCTCTAAAAGAGCGGCAGGAGGCAATTTTAGGAGATTTTTCTGGAAGTCATTCTGAGCTAAAAACATATATTGAAAAACAGCAACGCGCAGGGCGTGAGATTCATTGGGTTGATTCGTATAGAGAAGAAAATAATTTGCGAGTTAAGCAGATACTGAATTATAAGAATCAATCAGAAAAATGCTCGACATGTATTAAAAAAGAAATAATTAAGCACCGCTCAGTTAAATCAAGCGAAGAAGTACTGGAAATTGAATACGCTAATAAAATTTCGCTTGAAATGTATTCGGAAATTTTACGCTTGTGTAATGAAAATGTACCCGAACAAGAAATCGTAGGGGCTATCACTGGTATTCTTGCACGGCACGGAAGTCTTCCTTCTTTTCGGCCGATTCTTTCCGTTCACGGAGAAACGCTCCATAACCACGGCCATGCGAATATCCTTAGGAAGGGGGATATGCTGCTGATTGATTCAGGGGCAGAATCTCAAGAGCATTACGCTTCTGATATTACTCGGACGTATCCGGTGAATCGTCGCTTTGATGAGCGTCAGAAGGCGTTATATTCCATCTTGTATGATGCTCAGACATTTGCCTGTGAAAGCTGTGCCCCCGGCGTGAGCTATTGGGATTTGCATCTGCAAACATGCACCCGAATGGCCGAGGGACTTAAAGAGCTTGGCTTAATGAAAGGCGACGTTCAAGAAGCGGTTCAGAAGGGGGCTTTTGCGCTGTTTATGCCTCATGGGCTTGGGCATATGCTTGGTCTTGATGTTCATGACATGGAAAATTACGGAGAGGATCTTGTTGGCTATGGCGATGAAAGAAAACGGTCAACGATTTTTGGCTTATCAGCTTTACGGATGGCTCGAAAGCTCCAGCCGGGGCATGTTGTTACGGTTGAGCCTGGGTTATATTTTATTCCTGAGTTGATTTCTCGTTGGTATGATGAGCGAAAATTTGAGCAGTATATCGATTATAATCAGCTAGGTGATTTTAAGGACTTTGGTGGGATGCGCGTTGAAGACGATGTCCTTATAACGAAAAATAGCTCAAGAATTCTTGGTGAAATTATTCCAAAGAGTATTCACGATATTGAGTCATTTAAGTAG
- the lysA gene encoding diaminopimelate decarboxylase: MHFFEYRENQLFAEQVPVTTLAKEYGTPLYVYSAKTLKRHFNAYDSAFSELNHMTCYSVKANSNIHVLKLLGSMGAGMDIVSGGELYRALKAGISPQKIVYSGVGKRPEEIAQALEADILMFNVESVQELERINDMALRMGKVARISLRINPDVDPKTHPYISTGMEKNKFGIDMKTSFSLYKKAKDFSGIQPIGIDCHIGSQLTTVEPFLEALDKILEFYNELCSWGLCIEYLDLGGGLGITYEEEKPPHPKEFGELLTSRLKGIPLKLILEPGRSIAGNAGILVTEVIYTKDTPSKHFLIVDAAMNDLVRPSLYGSYHRIAEVLPQGRPLQSYDIVGPICESGDFLARDRELAQCESGELLACFSAGAYGFTMSSNYNSRPRACELLVDGANVHCIRRRESYQDLIALEEKE, encoded by the coding sequence ATGCATTTTTTCGAGTACAGGGAAAATCAACTGTTTGCAGAGCAGGTGCCCGTCACAACGCTCGCAAAAGAATATGGCACCCCACTCTATGTGTACTCAGCCAAGACGCTCAAGCGGCATTTCAATGCCTATGATTCTGCATTTTCTGAGCTGAACCACATGACGTGTTATTCCGTCAAAGCAAATTCGAACATTCATGTTTTGAAACTGCTTGGGAGCATGGGTGCTGGTATGGACATCGTCTCCGGCGGAGAACTTTACCGCGCCCTCAAGGCCGGTATATCTCCTCAGAAAATAGTCTATTCCGGTGTTGGAAAACGCCCGGAAGAGATTGCACAAGCCCTCGAAGCCGACATTCTTATGTTCAATGTCGAGTCTGTACAGGAGCTTGAACGCATTAACGACATGGCCCTGCGCATGGGCAAAGTCGCCCGCATCTCCCTTCGTATTAATCCAGACGTCGATCCCAAGACTCATCCTTACATCTCTACGGGGATGGAGAAAAACAAGTTTGGCATTGATATGAAGACTTCTTTTTCTCTCTACAAGAAAGCCAAGGATTTTTCTGGAATTCAGCCTATTGGCATTGACTGCCACATCGGTTCTCAGCTCACGACTGTTGAGCCGTTTTTAGAAGCGCTCGACAAGATACTCGAATTTTACAACGAGTTATGTTCCTGGGGACTATGCATTGAATATTTAGATCTTGGAGGCGGTCTTGGGATTACCTATGAAGAAGAGAAACCGCCCCACCCCAAGGAATTTGGAGAACTTTTGACCTCACGGCTCAAGGGCATTCCTCTCAAGCTTATTCTTGAGCCAGGACGCAGCATTGCCGGGAATGCCGGTATTCTTGTCACGGAAGTCATTTACACCAAGGACACGCCAAGCAAGCATTTTCTTATTGTAGATGCAGCAATGAACGACCTTGTTAGGCCTTCCCTTTATGGCTCCTATCATCGTATTGCTGAGGTTTTGCCCCAAGGGCGCCCTCTTCAATCATATGATATTGTTGGGCCTATTTGTGAGTCAGGTGACTTTCTCGCCCGAGATCGTGAGTTAGCTCAGTGTGAATCAGGAGAGCTTTTAGCGTGTTTTTCTGCAGGAGCCTACGGCTTTACCATGAGTTCCAACTACAACTCTCGTCCACGCGCCTGTGAGCTTTTAGTCGACGGGGCCAATGTTCATTGTATTCGCAGGCGTGAGTCATATCAGGACTTGATCGCGCTTGAGGAAAAAGAATAG
- the mutS gene encoding DNA mismatch repair protein MutS, whose product MLEQYLRIKEENPGALLFYRMGDFYELFFEDAEVAARDLQIALTTRNPKAENPVPMCGIPHHARDNYLPKLLEMGHSVAICDQVEDPKQAKGLVKREVTRILTPGTVVEDSSLTAKDHNYLAALFYDSKKNAGGLAWVDFSTGEWTGIQAKREEELWQWMQKVNPSEILLPREHSVPKRFADMEPKVHYQPIPSFFDLSGSVRRLCEAQDVADLKALELADKPQLTQACGALLSYLRLTQKRDLKHLSPFKPLHLGKHLILDEVTERNLEIFRRLDGGRGRGTLWSVLDRTLTPMGGRLLAERLQRPWKDLAPIRKSQEAVSFFVKHEDMREELRDELDKVYDLERLSTRIFLNRATPKDFLALRNSLEVLPDIAACLDRSIQETDEAPRALEQLFKGWDSLADWAQLLIKALADNPPHQITEGGLFRYGYNPDLDELLELTEHGEARLQDLLEAEKKESGIEKIKLGFNKVFGYFLEVPKSLAEKVPYHFTRKQTLVNSERYITPDLKELEGKLLSASDKRKELEYTLFNELRQRIAESRHRFIDMAGRLAALDFWQGLAEAAVQSDWTCPELHDGLELDIVAGRHPVVEAVQGSANYIPNDVHLDEHKRLLLITGPNMAGKSTVLRQAAIITIMAQIGSFVPARKAKIGLADRIFSRVGASDNLAQGQSTFMVEMMETARILRQANSRSLVILDEIGRGTSTFDGLALAWAVVEELCARGKGGVRTLFATHYHELTVLETTLPQVSNYNIAVKEYKGDIVFLRRLVPGPSDRSYGIEVAKLAGVPRPVVSRAKEILKDLEQRAKKNGKNQPVSAPATQSVLLPGFMNKADEPILTEEQPPALSPEMEQLVGELDALDINRLSPIEALNILHKWKSMDLKKDTLS is encoded by the coding sequence ATGCTTGAACAGTATTTGCGCATCAAGGAAGAAAATCCGGGTGCGCTTCTGTTCTATCGTATGGGCGATTTTTACGAGCTGTTTTTTGAAGACGCAGAGGTCGCGGCCCGCGACCTCCAAATTGCTTTAACCACCCGCAATCCCAAGGCAGAAAACCCTGTCCCGATGTGCGGAATCCCTCATCACGCCCGCGACAACTATCTTCCGAAGCTTTTGGAGATGGGACACAGCGTGGCCATCTGCGATCAGGTGGAAGACCCCAAACAGGCCAAAGGGCTTGTAAAGCGTGAAGTCACCCGCATCCTGACCCCCGGAACAGTCGTTGAAGACTCCAGCCTCACTGCAAAAGATCACAACTATCTTGCCGCCCTCTTCTATGATTCCAAAAAGAACGCTGGCGGTCTTGCGTGGGTTGATTTCTCTACGGGTGAATGGACAGGTATTCAGGCAAAACGTGAGGAAGAACTGTGGCAGTGGATGCAGAAGGTCAATCCCAGTGAAATCCTGCTGCCTCGCGAGCACTCCGTTCCCAAGCGCTTTGCAGACATGGAACCCAAAGTTCACTACCAGCCTATTCCGTCATTTTTCGATCTGTCGGGTTCTGTGCGCCGCCTTTGCGAAGCTCAGGACGTTGCCGATCTGAAAGCCCTTGAGCTGGCTGACAAGCCACAGCTCACGCAGGCATGCGGCGCACTGCTTTCATACCTGCGGCTAACTCAAAAACGCGACCTCAAACACCTGAGTCCCTTCAAGCCGCTTCACCTTGGCAAGCATCTTATTCTTGATGAAGTCACAGAGCGCAACCTTGAAATTTTCCGTCGTCTTGATGGCGGCAGGGGCCGCGGCACTCTGTGGTCTGTATTAGATAGAACTCTGACGCCTATGGGAGGCCGTCTGCTTGCGGAACGCCTCCAGCGCCCATGGAAGGACCTCGCCCCTATTCGCAAGTCTCAGGAAGCAGTCAGCTTTTTCGTTAAGCATGAAGATATGCGTGAAGAGCTTCGGGACGAGCTTGATAAGGTCTATGACCTTGAGCGTCTTTCCACCCGTATTTTCTTGAATCGAGCGACTCCAAAAGACTTTTTGGCCCTGCGCAACTCTCTTGAAGTCTTGCCGGATATTGCGGCCTGTCTGGACCGCAGCATTCAGGAAACAGATGAAGCACCAAGAGCGCTCGAACAGCTTTTTAAAGGATGGGATAGTCTTGCAGACTGGGCTCAACTCCTTATCAAAGCCCTTGCGGACAATCCGCCCCATCAGATCACAGAGGGCGGTCTCTTTCGGTATGGCTACAACCCAGACCTTGATGAGCTGCTCGAGCTGACAGAGCACGGCGAAGCTCGACTTCAGGATTTGCTTGAAGCCGAGAAGAAAGAATCTGGTATTGAAAAAATCAAGCTCGGATTCAACAAGGTTTTTGGTTATTTCCTGGAAGTTCCCAAGAGCCTTGCAGAGAAAGTCCCCTACCACTTTACGCGTAAGCAAACGCTCGTAAACAGCGAGCGCTACATCACACCGGATCTCAAGGAGCTTGAGGGAAAGCTTCTCTCTGCCTCGGACAAGCGCAAAGAGTTGGAATACACCCTCTTTAATGAGCTTCGTCAGCGCATAGCAGAATCCCGCCACCGTTTTATTGACATGGCCGGACGTCTTGCTGCTCTTGATTTTTGGCAAGGACTTGCAGAAGCCGCGGTCCAGAGTGACTGGACCTGCCCTGAGCTTCATGATGGCCTTGAGCTGGACATTGTTGCCGGACGCCACCCCGTCGTGGAAGCCGTACAGGGAAGTGCGAACTATATTCCTAATGACGTGCACCTTGATGAGCACAAGCGTCTTCTTTTGATTACAGGCCCGAACATGGCCGGTAAATCGACAGTCCTACGTCAGGCCGCCATTATCACCATTATGGCGCAGATTGGGTCATTTGTTCCGGCTAGAAAAGCAAAAATTGGCCTTGCTGACCGTATTTTCTCCCGGGTTGGTGCCTCCGACAATCTTGCTCAGGGGCAGTCGACATTTATGGTAGAAATGATGGAAACAGCCCGTATTTTGCGGCAAGCCAACAGCCGAAGCCTTGTCATCCTTGATGAAATTGGCCGAGGGACATCGACCTTTGATGGTCTGGCTCTGGCCTGGGCTGTTGTCGAGGAACTGTGTGCACGAGGAAAAGGCGGCGTACGCACCCTGTTTGCCACGCACTATCACGAGCTGACTGTGCTGGAAACAACTCTGCCGCAGGTCTCAAACTACAATATCGCGGTAAAGGAATACAAAGGCGACATTGTCTTTTTACGCCGCCTTGTTCCCGGTCCCTCGGACCGCAGCTATGGTATTGAGGTTGCTAAACTCGCAGGCGTGCCGCGGCCCGTTGTTTCCCGTGCAAAGGAAATTTTGAAAGACCTTGAACAGCGTGCTAAAAAGAATGGAAAGAATCAGCCCGTCTCAGCTCCTGCGACGCAGTCGGTTCTTTTGCCCGGCTTTATGAACAAAGCCGATGAGCCTATACTGACCGAAGAACAGCCTCCTGCGCTCTCTCCAGAAATGGAGCAGCTGGTAGGTGAGCTGGATGCTTTGGACATTAACAGACTTTCCCCTATTGAAGCCCTGAATATCCTTCATAAATGGAAATCTATGGATCTCAAAAAGGACACACTTTCATGA
- a CDS encoding tetratricopeptide repeat protein yields the protein MNWLTSLFRSKRGQRFFADIEAELHEDTGYAPVSRDTQTAIAELSQVAKDNPDAVEIYLALGNLYRSHGEIERAVQIRQNLIVRPGIDEGIKAKAWYELGVDYKRSGFVDRALGAFEQARKLEGDEPAIIRELALLTADAGDYERAARNYAKLDNPIAQAHYTMRIAQEKFPEDATLALKWLKKALKTYPGSIEAWRERLLYDMREKDWTALSKHLDKALVQVEPALAFILFEGIIAADLAEHSDDSFKSDLPFQYHPQEALSQAVLKVLEKAEPDLLTQFYAAWMAWGQNKEESRKWLERTLVLNQDFWPARLELLAISMDDQPLSPAFRQQLEFFIQRARKLKRFVCRKCGLKREQIFFECPRCHSWHSISYRAVINK from the coding sequence ATGAACTGGCTCACTTCCCTTTTCCGCAGCAAACGCGGACAAAGGTTTTTTGCAGACATTGAAGCAGAGTTGCACGAAGACACGGGCTATGCCCCGGTCTCCCGTGACACTCAGACAGCTATTGCAGAGCTGAGTCAGGTCGCCAAGGATAACCCCGACGCCGTTGAAATTTATTTGGCGCTTGGGAATCTGTACCGCTCACATGGAGAAATCGAGCGGGCGGTACAGATTCGCCAGAACCTTATCGTTCGCCCCGGCATTGATGAAGGTATCAAAGCCAAAGCCTGGTATGAGCTGGGCGTTGACTACAAGCGAAGCGGCTTTGTTGACCGCGCCCTTGGTGCCTTTGAACAAGCCAGAAAGCTTGAAGGCGACGAACCTGCGATAATTCGCGAACTTGCCCTGCTTACGGCAGATGCTGGCGACTATGAACGTGCGGCCCGCAACTATGCCAAGCTGGACAATCCTATTGCACAGGCGCACTACACGATGCGCATTGCTCAAGAAAAATTTCCAGAGGATGCGACTCTTGCCCTCAAATGGCTGAAAAAAGCCCTCAAGACCTATCCTGGGTCGATTGAAGCATGGCGAGAGCGTCTCCTCTACGATATGCGCGAAAAGGACTGGACTGCTCTTTCCAAGCACCTCGACAAGGCGCTTGTTCAGGTGGAGCCTGCTCTTGCTTTTATCCTTTTTGAAGGCATCATTGCTGCGGACCTCGCCGAACACAGTGACGACTCGTTCAAAAGCGATCTTCCCTTCCAGTATCATCCGCAGGAAGCCCTTTCTCAGGCAGTGCTCAAAGTCTTGGAAAAGGCCGAGCCAGACCTTTTGACGCAGTTCTATGCTGCATGGATGGCATGGGGACAAAACAAGGAAGAGTCCCGCAAGTGGCTCGAAAGGACCCTTGTTCTCAATCAGGATTTCTGGCCTGCCCGTCTGGAGCTTTTGGCTATCAGTATGGACGACCAGCCCCTTTCTCCTGCATTCCGCCAGCAACTGGAATTCTTTATTCAGCGCGCTAGAAAACTGAAACGCTTTGTCTGCCGCAAGTGTGGACTCAAGCGCGAACAGATTTTCTTTGAATGCCCCCGCTGCCATAGCTGGCATTCGATCTCCTACCGCGCTGTTATCAACAAATAA
- a CDS encoding lipopolysaccharide assembly protein LapA domain-containing protein — protein MRYLKALVLLALFFLTMVLFAQNIEALAHPVELGLNMFGQDLFHIVQPVYFLLLFSFIIGGVICTLYFLFEKCRMGTELRRCRKQIKTLEKEVNSLRNLPLEDANFPVEQPAAEASQDAQDNK, from the coding sequence ATGCGTTATCTGAAAGCATTAGTGCTGCTGGCCCTTTTCTTTCTGACCATGGTTCTGTTTGCCCAGAACATCGAAGCTCTTGCTCACCCGGTTGAACTCGGACTGAACATGTTTGGTCAGGACCTGTTCCATATTGTTCAGCCTGTCTACTTCCTTCTTCTTTTTTCCTTTATCATCGGTGGCGTCATCTGTACCCTGTATTTTCTGTTCGAAAAATGCCGCATGGGCACAGAACTGCGCCGTTGCCGCAAGCAGATCAAGACTCTCGAAAAAGAAGTGAACTCCCTGCGCAATCTGCCGCTGGAAGATGCAAACTTCCCTGTCGAGCAGCCTGCTGCTGAGGCTTCTCAGGACGCTCAGGACAATAAATAA
- a CDS encoding HIT family protein encodes MEVLWAPWRLDYILGPKPDSCPFCLPEHTDEDEQRKILFRGQHAFVIMNIYPYTNGHLMVTPYRHVMNLVDLRTEEHHEIMDLIHACTRILQTHFHPQGINIGVNIGEAAGAGIKEHLHFHLVPRWVGDSSFMAVMSEARIVPEHLEKTYAKLRPYFDELRRTKQSAKEDGK; translated from the coding sequence ATGGAAGTACTATGGGCTCCGTGGAGACTGGACTACATCCTTGGCCCGAAACCGGATTCCTGCCCGTTCTGTCTGCCGGAACATACCGACGAAGATGAACAGCGCAAGATCCTCTTTAGAGGGCAGCACGCGTTTGTTATCATGAACATTTATCCGTATACTAACGGACATTTGATGGTAACGCCCTATCGACATGTCATGAATCTTGTTGACCTTCGGACAGAAGAGCATCACGAAATCATGGATCTCATCCACGCGTGTACACGTATTCTACAAACGCATTTTCATCCTCAGGGCATCAATATCGGAGTGAACATCGGCGAGGCCGCCGGTGCTGGAATCAAGGAACACCTTCATTTTCACCTAGTACCCCGCTGGGTTGGGGATTCATCATTTATGGCAGTGATGTCTGAAGCACGTATAGTCCCAGAGCATCTGGAAAAGACATATGCCAAGCTTAGACCATATTTTGATGAACTCAGGCGCACCAAACAATCCGCCAAGGAGGATGGAAAATAA
- a CDS encoding CBS domain-containing protein, which produces MSQAQSKIAAPTVITCHMNADFDALSAMVAARHLYPDAVLVFPGSQEKNLRNFYIESLVYAYNFKNVKEIDLSTVKKLVMVDTRQKTRVSHLAEVFDNSDLTIDAYDHHPNTEDDVTQDGGLVLDWGSTATILCHELEKREIHITPDEANVIGLGIYEDTGSFTFNSTTPYDYHAASWLLQQGMDVTFIADLITRDISADQIALLNAMLESAHTHDINNISITVAEVSTDEYVSDFALLVRKMMDIEQTNVLFALGRMNDRVHLVARSRIPEVNVGQICASFGGGGHAAAASASIKDKTPVQVKDELFALLYSSIKPHGSVRQLMSHPPILIEDTQSTADACDIMTRFGLKAAPVVNSQTGQCKGVLEHQIADRAVSHGLGDAPATDYLMRSNATVAPNANLYDVMEIVLGQGQRLVPVIERDEVIGVLTRTDLINILIEEPARMPESVLPHRKKERSIKNMLKDRLPEDLFHILQEAGELGRSLGTQVYAVGGFVRDILMNTPNTDLDLVVEGDGIVFARKLATVIGGRVRAHHKFQTAVLILENGLHIDVATARLEYYEYPAALPTVELSSIKMDLYRRDFTINALAVKLNPGQLGQLVDFFGSQKDLKSGVIRVLHSLSFVEDPTRILRAIRFAQRYQFRIGGQTDRLIRNAMQLDMISKLSGSRIFHELSSIFEEEHVLDCLRSLRDYKVLESIHPLLTLTPVQEELLEELEVVLDWYKLLYLKEEPRRAIVYLLALLNGVAENKILPICERLNLTNRQANELLTLRHHTNKTIYSFKKWRNRRGPLSDLYFLLEELPLEGLLFFMAKFNKEDTRKYLSQYLTQLRGIELDISGTDLQHLGLEPGPRYGEILRKILASVIDGEAACRDDQLFLAKKLVTDPDFMGIEKNMQ; this is translated from the coding sequence ATGTCTCAAGCTCAGTCAAAAATTGCGGCGCCAACAGTGATTACCTGCCATATGAATGCAGACTTTGATGCCCTGTCTGCAATGGTTGCCGCCCGCCATCTTTACCCTGACGCCGTGTTGGTTTTCCCCGGGAGTCAGGAAAAAAATCTGCGAAATTTCTACATCGAAAGCCTTGTTTATGCCTACAATTTTAAAAATGTGAAGGAGATAGACTTAAGCACAGTCAAAAAGCTTGTCATGGTGGATACACGGCAAAAAACACGTGTATCCCACCTTGCTGAAGTCTTTGACAACTCCGACCTCACCATTGATGCCTATGACCACCACCCTAATACCGAAGATGATGTCACTCAGGATGGCGGACTTGTTCTCGACTGGGGATCAACAGCAACAATTCTCTGCCACGAACTCGAAAAACGTGAAATACACATCACTCCTGACGAAGCCAACGTCATCGGTCTTGGTATCTATGAAGACACAGGCTCTTTCACGTTTAATTCTACAACCCCATACGACTATCACGCCGCATCGTGGCTCTTGCAGCAGGGCATGGACGTCACGTTTATTGCTGATCTCATCACCCGAGACATAAGTGCAGATCAAATTGCCCTACTCAATGCCATGCTTGAATCTGCCCACACGCATGACATTAATAATATTTCCATCACGGTCGCAGAGGTATCCACAGATGAATATGTCAGCGACTTTGCACTGCTTGTACGCAAAATGATGGACATAGAGCAGACCAACGTCCTCTTTGCCCTTGGACGCATGAATGACCGCGTCCACCTTGTCGCCCGTTCCAGAATCCCCGAAGTCAACGTTGGGCAAATCTGTGCGTCTTTTGGCGGCGGTGGACACGCTGCAGCAGCCTCAGCCAGCATCAAGGACAAAACACCTGTTCAGGTCAAAGACGAACTCTTTGCCCTGCTCTATTCCTCAATAAAACCCCACGGTAGCGTGCGACAGCTCATGTCTCATCCTCCTATTCTTATTGAGGATACCCAAAGCACCGCAGATGCCTGCGACATCATGACCCGTTTTGGTCTCAAAGCCGCACCCGTTGTGAATTCCCAAACAGGCCAGTGCAAAGGCGTCCTGGAGCATCAGATTGCTGATAGAGCTGTTTCCCACGGCCTTGGAGACGCCCCTGCAACCGACTACCTTATGCGCTCCAATGCAACTGTTGCCCCCAATGCAAATCTCTATGACGTTATGGAAATCGTTTTGGGGCAGGGACAGCGTCTCGTCCCCGTTATTGAACGGGACGAAGTCATCGGTGTCCTGACCAGAACAGACCTGATTAATATCCTCATAGAGGAACCAGCCCGCATGCCTGAGTCTGTTTTGCCTCACCGCAAAAAAGAACGAAGCATCAAGAACATGCTCAAAGACCGGCTCCCGGAAGACCTGTTTCACATCTTACAGGAAGCAGGTGAACTGGGCCGCAGCCTTGGGACTCAGGTTTATGCTGTAGGGGGATTTGTTCGGGATATTCTTATGAATACGCCCAACACAGACCTTGACCTTGTTGTGGAAGGTGACGGTATTGTCTTTGCCCGTAAGCTTGCGACAGTCATCGGCGGGCGCGTCCGGGCACACCACAAGTTCCAGACTGCCGTTTTAATTTTAGAAAACGGCCTGCATATTGACGTCGCCACAGCACGACTCGAATATTATGAATACCCAGCCGCCCTCCCCACGGTCGAGCTTTCATCTATTAAAATGGACCTTTACCGAAGGGACTTCACAATCAATGCCCTTGCAGTCAAACTTAATCCGGGGCAACTCGGCCAGCTCGTTGACTTCTTTGGTTCGCAAAAAGACCTTAAAAGCGGCGTCATCCGAGTCCTGCATTCCCTGTCTTTCGTTGAAGACCCAACACGCATCCTGCGTGCTATCCGCTTTGCCCAGCGCTACCAGTTCCGCATTGGTGGCCAGACTGATCGCCTTATCCGAAACGCCATGCAGCTTGATATGATCTCCAAGCTGTCAGGAAGCCGCATTTTCCACGAACTCAGCTCTATCTTTGAAGAAGAGCACGTTCTGGATTGCCTGCGGAGTCTTCGGGACTACAAAGTCCTTGAGTCTATACACCCGCTTTTGACTCTCACGCCTGTTCAGGAAGAGCTTCTGGAAGAACTTGAAGTCGTTCTGGACTGGTACAAGCTCCTATATCTTAAAGAAGAACCACGCAGGGCTATTGTCTATCTGCTTGCACTTCTGAACGGTGTTGCCGAAAACAAAATCTTGCCTATCTGCGAACGACTGAACCTGACCAACAGGCAGGCAAACGAGCTACTGACACTTCGCCATCACACCAACAAGACGATCTATTCCTTTAAAAAATGGCGTAACCGTCGCGGCCCGTTAAGTGACCTGTACTTCCTGCTGGAAGAACTTCCTCTTGAGGGCCTGCTGTTCTTTATGGCCAAATTCAATAAAGAAGATACCCGCAAATACCTCTCGCAGTACCTGACACAACTCCGGGGCATTGAACTGGACATTAGCGGTACAGATCTCCAGCACCTTGGACTGGAACCCGGTCCCCGTTATGGCGAAATTCTGCGCAAAATCCTTGCTTCAGTTATTGACGGCGAGGCCGCCTGTCGGGACGACCAGCTCTTTCTTGCGAAAAAACTTGTCACTGACCCCGACTTCATGGGAATCGAAAAAAATATGCAGTAA